The Miscanthus floridulus cultivar M001 chromosome 17, ASM1932011v1, whole genome shotgun sequence genome has a window encoding:
- the LOC136515320 gene encoding uncharacterized protein — MFGSRANFRSEDLTFEVVDFLGSYHAILGQPCYARFMAIPNYTYLKLKMPRPNGVITISSAFLHAFMCDREHYELTTTVVNSSELPRLRESSASAVLDCNKPTSLVAFCPLEETKAVGIDPTNPTKMVWIRT; from the coding sequence atgtTCGGCAGccgggccaacttccgctcggaggacctcaccttcgaggtggtggactttctagggtcctaccacgccatcttggggcagccatgctacgcaagattcatggcaatccccaactatacctacctcaagctgaagatgccaagaCCAAATGGCGTCATCACCATAAGTAGCGCCTTTTTGCACGCCTTCATGTGTGACCGTGAGCACTACGAGCTCACCACTAcggtcgtcaactcatccgagctcccgcGGCTCAGGGAATCGTCGGCCTcggcagtcctagactgcaacaaaccaacctccttagTGGCCTTTTgtccgctcgaggaaaccaaggcggtgggaattgaccccaccaacccaaccaagatggtttgGATTAGGACCtag